In Glycine max cultivar Williams 82 chromosome 7, Glycine_max_v4.0, whole genome shotgun sequence, a single window of DNA contains:
- the LOC100785870 gene encoding NAC domain-containing protein 92, whose amino-acid sequence MDDDIVGLGFRPTEEELVDFYLKHMLLGNDPRAHVIPVIDLCDVEPWDVPVMLAKSSSTIRFGDPDWFFFSPVDFKYSRSKRFNRTTKCGFWKPTGVDREVRTFETNTLIGTKKTLVFYKGRVSRGVKSIWVIHEYHAVTFHESQRTFVLCRLMKKPGKTTEGGTDALICDEGEPSRHMISVYGNQEKAEGIPSGSTCIGMETILQATPQAEKYFSPIHQSQTGIEEEASFSSYPFNNAYFRNENNPMQTSFETTEEMQTSFEITEEVEFLNSILVDESFVIDKESMHVFVNSSTQSESLSDTDAEVVSKLDGNTVDISTVCHEYPNSDEYHSSKRLKSSHDVVHGGICFPSSNPEAKQETKESMFQDDLWGLETSSCESTADKPLKISCIEISSSPSTSWRWEN is encoded by the exons ATGGATGATGATATTGTAGGACTCGGTTTTCGTCCAACAGAAGAAGAACTTGTGGACTTTTACCTCAAACACATGTTGCTCGGCAATGATCCCCGTGCCCACGTCATCCCTGTCATTGATCTTTGCGATGTGGAACCTTGGGATGTACCAG TGATGTTAGCAAAATCATCATCAACTATACGATTTGGTGACCCAGATTGGTTTTTCTTCAGCCCTGTTGATTTCAAGTATTCAAGAAGTAAAAGGTTTAACAGGACAACCAAGTGTGGCTTCTGGAAACCCACTGGAGTAGACCGTGAAGTTAGGACCTTTGAGACCAACACTCTAATTGGGACTAAGAAAACTCTTGTTTTCTATAAAGGCCGTGTTTCCCGCGGTGTCAAGTCCATCTGGGTTATTCACGAATATCACGCTGTTACCTTTCATGAGAGCCAG AGGACTTTTGTTTTATGTCGCTTGATGAAGAAACCTGGGAAAACAACTGAAGGCGGAACTGATGCACTCATCTGTGATGAAGGGGAGCCCAGTAGACACATGATTTCTGTCTATGGAAATCAGGAAAAAGCAGAAGGAATTCCATCT gGAAGTACTTGTATTGGAATGGAAACAATCCTTCAGGCAACCCCTCAGGCAGAGAAATACTTCTCTCCAATACACCAGAGTCAAACTGGTATTGAGGAAGAAGCATCTTTTTCAAGCTATCCATTTAACAATGCCTATTTTAGAAATGAAAACAACCCTATGCAGACTTCATTTGAAACTACAGAGGAAATGCAGACTTCATTTGAAATTACTGAGGAAGTTGAATTCCTAAACTCAATTTTAGTTGATGAGAGTTTTGTTATCGATAAAGAAAGTATGCATGTTTTTGTTAATAGCTCCACCCAATCAGAGTCATTGAGTGATACAGATGCAGAAGTTGTCTCTAAACTG GATGGCAATACTGTGGATATTTCAACAGTGTGCCATGAATATCCTAATTCAGATGAATACCATTCATCAAAAAGGCTTAAATCATCCCATGATGTTGTCCATGGTGGCATATGTTTTCCATCTTCTAATCCTGAagcaaaacaagaaacaaaggaAAGCATGTTTCAAGATGACTTATGGGGATTGGAAACATCCTCTTGTGAGTCAACTGCAGACAAACCTTTGAAGATTAGTTGCATTGAAATTTCTAGTTCTCCTTCCACTTCATGGAGATGGGAAAATTAA
- the LOC100778190 gene encoding NAC domain-containing protein 69, which produces MENNIISICDHMPVGFRFRPTDEELVNYYLKHKLLADDFPVHIIPEIDLCKVEPWDVPERSVIKSDDPEWFFFSPVDYKYLKSKRFNRTTKRGYWKTTGNDRNVKIPGTSNVIGTKKTLVFHEGRGPRGVKTNWVIHEYHAVTSHESQRAFVLCRLMKKAEKKNEGGIEAPTFDEGEPSVHLFSDYGNQVDIIPGVDMEEIFQAVDRAEKFSPPVQRSQTGIGLEDFFANSPLFNAHFGSENINMQTSLEVTDDEELVNSFWVDDEEFVINEERRHCFVNSSTQPKSFRRVYNESSEIDAEVVSNLNEHISADEYPALKMFQSSYDVRGGTSRLASNHKANKEKKESIIPDDFWAVETSSCDSTADEPIEISSSPSTPTRMKNQCHLRPDKFILQRTVAGRPQTQKKVSNNAVSHVEVRKELLTVKSEKDQKNAQNASLRGNFKNKSQQSSDVNNNGSFFYMETASNRSLFPRSVYLVNVVIGILLLIVISWDVLSC; this is translated from the exons TGATTTCCCTGTCCACATCATCCCTGAGATCGACCTTTGCAAAGTGGAGCCTTGGGATGTACCAG AAAGATCAGTGATCAAATCCGATGACCCAGAATGGTTTTTCTTCAGTCCTGTGGATTACAAGTACTTGAAGAGTAAAAGGTTTAACAGGACAACCAAGCGTGGCTACTGGAAAACCACTGGGAATGACCGGAACGTTAAGATACCGGGCACCAGCAATGTCATTGGGACTAAGAAGACCCTTGTTTTCCACGAAGGCCGTGGTCCCCGTGGTGTCAAGACCAACTGGGTTATTCATGAATACCATGCTGTTACCTCCCATGAAAgccag AGGGCTTTTGTTTTATGCCGCTTGATGAAGAAagctgagaaaaaaaatgaagggggAATTGAGGCACCAACCTTTGATGAAGGGGAGCCCAGTGTACACTTGTTTTCTGACTATGGAAATCAG gtaGATATTATTCCCGGAGTAGATATGGAAGAAATCTTTCAGGCAGTGGATCGGGCCGAGAAATTCTCCCCCCCAGTACAACGGTCTCAAACTGGCATTGGGCTGGAAGATTTTTTCGCAAACTCTCCATTGTTTAATGCCCACTTTGGAAGCGAAAACATCAATATGCAAACTTCACTTGAAGTTACCGACGATGAAGAGTTGGTAAATTCATTTTGGGTTGATGATGAAGAATTTGTTATCAATGAAGAAAGAAGACACTGTTTTGTCAATAGTTCCACCCAACCAAAGTCATTTAGAAGGGTATACAATGAAAGCAGTGAAATAGATGCTGAAGTTGTCTCTAATCTG AATGAACACATTAGTGCTGATGAATACCCTGCACTGAAAATGTTTCAATCATCATATGATGTCCGTGGTGGCACAAGTCGTCTAGCTTCTAACCATAAAgcaaacaaagagaaaaaggagAGTATCATTCCAGATGATTTTTGGGCAGTGGAGACATCCTCTTGTGACTCAACTGCAGATGAACCAATTGAAATTTCTAGTTCTCCTTCCACTCCAACAAGAATGAAAAATCAGTGTCATCTAAGACCTGACAAGTTCATATTACAAAGAACTGTTGCAGGAAGACCTCAAACACAAAAGAAAGTTTCAAACAATGCAGTCTCCCATGTAGAG GTTCGGAAGGAATTGCTCACTGTGAAATCAGAAAAAGATCAGAAAAATGCTCAAAACGCTAGTTTAAGAGGGAACTTCAAAAACAAAAGCCAACAATCCTCTGATGTCAACAACAATGGTTCTTTCTTTTACATGGAGACGGCTTCAAACCGAAGCCTATTTCCACGTTCGGTGTATCTTGTCAATGTTGTCATAGGGATTTTGTTGTTAATAGTTATTAGTTGGGATGTATTATcatgttag